The Thermodesulfobacteriota bacterium genomic sequence TATATAATTGTCCAGACTGCGAAGGAATTCGTGGAAGTCGCTGAAAAAGCACTCGAAGACGCAAAGGAGCATTCAAGAATAGCTAAAGTAAGGTTTGAGAAAGGGTTGGGACTCTATTCCGACACCCTGAGAGCCTCCACCGCAGTGACCGAGGCCGAGCAGGAGTTGGTAAGTGCAGGCAAAGACCTAAGCGTTGCTAAGAGGGAGTTGGGGCTTCTTCTGGGGATGTCTGAATCAGTCGATGTCGAGACCAGCATCCCGGAAATCCCACTAAGAGATATTGATTACTACCAAGAGAAATCCTTAGACAGAAAGGATATCAGTTCTCTCCAATTGAGGCATGAAAACGCCAAGACGGACATGAGGATTGCCGAGTCTACCTATCTTCCTACTGTTGGAGTGGGAGGCTCATATCAGTTAAATGACCCCGACGTGCCCTTCGGAGGAGAAGGCAATAGCTGGTATATAATGGCTTTTCTCAGGTGGAACTTATTTGATGGGGCCAGGAGAGAATACGAAAGAGCTAAAGCAAAGCACCAGGCTGCCGTGATAGGGGAGCAATTGGACGGCCTCAAAAAAACCGTCTCCTTTTACGTGTACGAGGCTTATCTGGCAGTTGAAGAAGCGAAAAAGAAAGTCGAGCTCGCCGAATCCGCTTTAAAAACGGCTGAAGAAGGAAGGAGGCTGGTAAAAAGAAGATACGAGAATTCCTTATCTCCGCTCGTTGACCTTCTCGACGCCCAGCTAAACCTGGACAGGGCAAGGGCAAATTTTACGGCAAGTAAGAACGAGTATCATCTTGCTACAGCCAGATTGAGCTTCACCAGCGGAGCAATACTCCAGGACCTCGAAATTGAGGATTAGTTTTTTAGATGGAGACAGCATGAAAAAACTAGCGCTAATTTTGGCATTGGCATTAATCTCCTTCGGATGCAAAGATAAGGCTGAGCCGGGAAGGGCAGATATTGAAAGACCGGTAGTTGACGGAGTGACGGTTATCGAAATTCATCCATCGTCGGTGTCAGAATACTATGAAACCTCTGGCACCGTAAAAGCAAAAACCATAAGCTCGGTTTCGAGCAGGGTTATGGGGACAGTAACATCAATTAAAGTGAGGGAAGGAGACAGCGTCAATGAGGGAGATTTGCTATTAACCATAGATGATAAAGACATAATACAGAAGGTAAGAGCGGCAGAGGAACGGTACAGGGAAGCGACAAAGGCACTGGAGGCGGCAAAACAGAATAAATCCCTGATGGGAATAACACACGAAAGATATAAAGGCCTTTATGATGAAATGGCCATATCCAAGCAGGAGATGGATGAGATTGATACCAGGAAAAAAATAGCCGATATCGAATATGAACGCGCCCTAGCCATGGCCAGTGCAGCGGAAGCCTCTCTTTCCGAAGCCAAGGTTAGTCATGAATTCACAAAAATTAAGGCACCAGTCTCCGGGGTGGTCACAGAGAAAAAGGTGGAAGTCGGGAGTATGGCCGTTGCCGGCATTCCGCTTTTTACCGTCGAAGACAATTCATCCTTCAAGTTAGAACTCAACGTCGATGAGAGTTTGTCCGAAAAGCTAAAGATAGGCTTGCCCGTAGAAGTAAAAATAGATTCGATAGGCAAGGAAATGAGCGGGCGAATATATGAAATTGTGCCATCGGTTGATCCCCTTTCCCGCACTTTTCTGGTGAAAGTCGAGATCGAGGACCCGTCCTTAAAAACCGGTCTTTAC encodes the following:
- a CDS encoding TolC family protein, which encodes MFRFITYALLFILAPVLNTLGDEQRFSLKEAIQIALENNHEIKAFKNSVSAGKSDIGIARSSLLPQITLQEKFVRTDNPTSVFSFKLNQQRFTQSDFEISSLNNPDPLSDFETSLSVEQPVLAIGNILRTKIAQNEFLAQNEDFGRKKEEIAFRVVRSYIIVQTAKEFVEVAEKALEDAKEHSRIAKVRFEKGLGLYSDTLRASTAVTEAEQELVSAGKDLSVAKRELGLLLGMSESVDVETSIPEIPLRDIDYYQEKSLDRKDISSLQLRHENAKTDMRIAESTYLPTVGVGGSYQLNDPDVPFGGEGNSWYIMAFLRWNLFDGARREYERAKAKHQAAVIGEQLDGLKKTVSFYVYEAYLAVEEAKKKVELAESALKTAEEGRRLVKRRYENSLSPLVDLLDAQLNLDRARANFTASKNEYHLATARLSFTSGAILQDLEIED
- a CDS encoding efflux RND transporter periplasmic adaptor subunit — protein: MKKLALILALALISFGCKDKAEPGRADIERPVVDGVTVIEIHPSSVSEYYETSGTVKAKTISSVSSRVMGTVTSIKVREGDSVNEGDLLLTIDDKDIIQKVRAAEERYREATKALEAAKQNKSLMGITHERYKGLYDEMAISKQEMDEIDTRKKIADIEYERALAMASAAEASLSEAKVSHEFTKIKAPVSGVVTEKKVEVGSMAVAGIPLFTVEDNSSFKLELNVDESLSEKLKIGLPVEVKIDSIGKEMSGRIYEIVPSVDPLSRTFLVKVEIEDPSLKTGLYGRALLPKGEKETIIVPRTAIVEKGQLIGVYAVDHNGVITYRLVRTGKVYGENVEVLSGLKGRERIVVDGIERVIDGGVVKR